A section of the Streptomyces sp. V3I8 genome encodes:
- a CDS encoding sensor histidine kinase → MSSPPPARRLRLGMPKRMFSQVLLMQVAIAAGVAVLATGLFLAPLSDQLDDQAMRRALAIAQTTAAQPQLAEELVSTGPSADGPVQAEAERVRRASGAEYVVVMNMRGVRWSHTHPAEIGRRVSTDPREALAGREVMQIDDGTLGRSARGKVPLRDADGLIVGAVSVGIEYDSVRARLIHAIPGLFAYAGGALAVGALAAYLISRRVQRQTRDLAFSDIAGLLAEREAMLHGIREGVVALDRDGRIRLLNDEARRLLGLGDEAVGQPLGAVLGEGRTTDVLAGTVGGTDLLTVRGQRVLVANRMPTDDGGAVATLRDRTELEQLGRELDSTRGLIDALRAQDHEHANRMHTLLGLLELEMFDDAVEFVGEVVGDHRATAEQVTEKIHDPLLAALLVGKATVAAERAVALRISGGTLFPDRLVDPRGLVTIVGNLVDNALDAVAGTRHARVEVELRAEGRTAVLEVRDTGPGIPAGQRELVFTDGWSTKEPPAHRGRGIGLSLVRRLAERQGGSARVTEAEGGGAAFTVVLPEALAEPGPASAPGSVSPPGRASGAPAPEHGSASAEAATATEEGSR, encoded by the coding sequence ATGAGTTCCCCTCCTCCTGCCCGACGACTGCGCCTCGGGATGCCGAAGCGGATGTTCTCGCAGGTGCTGCTGATGCAGGTGGCGATCGCCGCCGGAGTCGCCGTGCTCGCGACGGGCCTGTTCCTCGCGCCGCTCAGCGATCAGCTGGACGACCAGGCGATGCGTCGCGCGCTCGCGATCGCGCAGACCACGGCGGCGCAGCCGCAGCTCGCCGAGGAACTCGTGTCGACGGGTCCCTCCGCGGACGGTCCCGTACAGGCCGAGGCGGAGCGGGTCCGAAGGGCCAGCGGGGCCGAGTACGTCGTGGTCATGAACATGCGCGGGGTGCGCTGGTCGCACACCCATCCCGCCGAGATCGGCAGGCGCGTCTCCACCGACCCGCGGGAGGCGCTGGCCGGCCGGGAGGTCATGCAGATCGACGACGGCACGCTGGGCCGCTCGGCGCGCGGCAAGGTGCCGTTGCGCGACGCCGACGGCCTGATCGTCGGTGCGGTCTCGGTCGGTATCGAGTACGACAGCGTGCGTGCCCGTCTGATCCATGCGATCCCGGGGCTCTTCGCCTACGCGGGCGGTGCCCTGGCCGTCGGCGCGCTGGCGGCCTATCTGATCTCGCGACGGGTGCAGCGGCAGACCCGTGACCTGGCCTTCTCCGATATCGCCGGGCTCCTGGCGGAACGTGAGGCCATGCTGCACGGCATCAGGGAGGGCGTGGTCGCGCTGGACCGCGACGGCAGGATCCGGTTGCTCAACGACGAGGCACGGCGGCTGCTCGGCCTCGGCGACGAGGCCGTGGGGCAGCCGCTCGGCGCGGTGCTCGGTGAAGGACGCACGACCGATGTGCTGGCCGGGACCGTCGGCGGAACCGATCTGCTGACCGTCCGCGGGCAGCGGGTCCTGGTCGCGAACCGTATGCCGACCGATGACGGCGGGGCCGTCGCCACCCTGCGGGACCGCACGGAGCTGGAGCAGCTGGGCCGCGAGCTCGACTCCACCCGCGGCCTGATCGACGCCCTGCGCGCGCAGGACCATGAGCACGCCAACCGGATGCACACCCTGCTCGGTCTGCTGGAACTGGAGATGTTCGACGACGCCGTGGAGTTCGTCGGCGAGGTGGTCGGCGATCACAGGGCCACCGCGGAACAGGTCACCGAGAAGATCCACGACCCGTTGCTCGCCGCCCTCCTGGTGGGCAAGGCCACCGTCGCGGCGGAACGTGCGGTGGCCCTGCGGATCTCCGGGGGAACGCTGTTCCCCGACCGGCTGGTCGACCCGCGCGGGCTGGTCACGATCGTCGGGAACCTCGTCGACAACGCGCTCGACGCCGTCGCGGGCACCCGCCACGCGCGCGTGGAGGTCGAACTGCGGGCGGAAGGGCGTACGGCCGTGCTCGAGGTACGTGACACCGGGCCGGGGATCCCGGCCGGGCAACGCGAGCTGGTGTTCACGGACGGCTGGTCCACCAAGGAACCGCCGGCCCACCGCGGGCGCGGGATCGGACTGTCGCTGGTGCGCAGGCTCGCCGAGCGGCAGGGTGGCAGCGCGCGGGTCACCGAGGCGGAGGGCGGCGGCGCGGCGTTCACGGTCGTGCTGCCGGAGGCACTGGCCGAGCCGGGACCCGCGTCCGCACCGGGATCCGTGTCCCCACCGGGGCGCGCATCCGGGGCACCCGCACCGGAGCACGGGTCCGCATCCGCGGAAGCCGCCACGGCCACCGAGGAGGGATCGCGATGA
- a CDS encoding DUF6082 family protein yields MRGLAPAAVAGFGLLAGALAALTAQRHTIDSLRIRLSCLEEAARTQQHANLANQQRLHWELLSKAIDNPELAEVLDVFKGPLSPQRRRQFLFANALYTNQLFAYRVGNISREEFFGLVRGLLQNPIVRDYWYAGQEQRATIADESDEAKLGRMVDELLRQLEDTDADEWWVVGETPPD; encoded by the coding sequence ATGAGGGGGCTGGCTCCGGCCGCCGTAGCGGGTTTCGGCCTGCTGGCAGGAGCCTTGGCCGCCCTGACCGCACAGCGCCACACGATCGATTCGCTGCGCATCCGGCTCAGTTGCCTGGAGGAAGCGGCTCGCACGCAACAGCATGCCAATCTCGCGAACCAACAGCGCCTGCACTGGGAATTGTTGAGCAAGGCGATCGACAACCCGGAACTCGCCGAGGTGCTCGACGTCTTCAAGGGACCACTGTCCCCACAGCGGCGACGCCAGTTCCTCTTCGCCAACGCCCTCTACACGAACCAATTGTTCGCCTATCGGGTGGGCAACATCAGCCGCGAGGAGTTCTTCGGTCTGGTACGCGGCCTGCTCCAGAACCCCATCGTCCGCGACTACTGGTACGCGGGCCAGGAGCAGAGGGCGACCATCGCCGACGAATCCGATGAGGCAAAGCTAGGACGTATGGTCGACGAACTCCTGCGCCAACTGGAGGACACAGACGCGGACGAGTGGTGGGTGGTCGGAGAAACACCCCCCGACTAG
- a CDS encoding response regulator, with the protein MIEVLVVDDDVRVAQVNAAYVEKVAGFHVAGEAHSAAEALRQVEALPRLDLVLLDHYLPDGTGLAVVREMRRRGHQTDVIMVTAARDITTVQAAMRHGALQYLVKPFAFAGLRAKLEAYAELRRTLDGGGEAEQAEVDRIFGALSAGTEPNLPKGHSPTTAEAVRQALMNAQGPLSAQELADRTGLSRQTAQRYLKLLERTGRATLSLKYGDAGRPEHRYVWATRA; encoded by the coding sequence ATGATCGAGGTACTGGTCGTGGACGACGACGTCCGGGTCGCCCAGGTCAACGCCGCCTACGTGGAGAAGGTCGCCGGCTTCCACGTGGCGGGCGAGGCGCACTCGGCGGCGGAGGCTCTGCGGCAGGTGGAGGCGCTGCCTCGGCTGGATCTGGTGCTGCTCGACCACTATCTGCCCGACGGGACGGGCCTCGCGGTCGTACGGGAGATGCGGCGGCGCGGTCACCAGACCGACGTGATCATGGTGACCGCGGCGCGGGACATCACCACGGTCCAGGCGGCGATGCGGCACGGCGCCCTGCAGTACCTGGTGAAACCGTTCGCCTTCGCCGGGCTCCGCGCGAAGCTCGAGGCGTACGCCGAGCTGCGCCGCACCCTCGACGGCGGCGGCGAGGCCGAGCAGGCGGAGGTCGACCGGATCTTCGGCGCGCTTTCGGCGGGCACCGAGCCGAACCTGCCCAAGGGGCACTCCCCCACCACCGCGGAGGCCGTGCGCCAGGCGCTGATGAACGCGCAGGGCCCCCTGTCCGCCCAGGAGCTCGCCGACCGGACCGGCCTCAGCCGGCAGACCGCCCAGCGCTACCTGAAGCTCCTGGAGCGCACCGGGCGGGCCACGCTGAGCCTGAAGTACGGCGACGCGGGCCGCCCCGAACACCGTTACGTCTGGGCGACCCGCGCCTGA
- a CDS encoding sucrase ferredoxin, which translates to MSTCAKVSRDLEEPLAGTAATARTWLLVEQPGPWGADALTSSHLDPALGRALEKAAEGTGVRIALIRRPGRHADRRTIAERQVYAAHTAPGNVWLRNAVTSDPEQLLGLDFAALGGGRPGTFDKALGGRPHPGGPLALVCTNGKRDRCCALLGRPLAAELAASGVDGAWEVTHLGGHRFSPTLLVLPFGYAYGRAEAHAVKEVLQGVREGRVVTEGCRGGSAWERPGQAAELAVRAAVSEDAADALDVIRTEGGEPRWEVTVAHADGRRWLVTVAQGASSPPRPASCGSVLGSPARMDVLAVRELPRTTGMDPAPR; encoded by the coding sequence GTGAGTACGTGCGCGAAGGTCTCACGAGACCTGGAAGAGCCCCTCGCGGGAACTGCCGCCACGGCGAGGACGTGGTTGCTGGTCGAACAGCCAGGTCCCTGGGGCGCCGACGCGCTGACCTCGAGCCACCTGGATCCCGCACTGGGCCGCGCCCTGGAGAAGGCGGCCGAGGGCACCGGCGTGCGCATCGCACTGATCCGGCGCCCGGGGCGTCACGCCGACCGCCGCACGATCGCCGAGCGCCAGGTGTACGCGGCCCACACCGCTCCGGGGAACGTATGGCTGCGCAACGCCGTCACATCAGACCCCGAACAGCTGCTCGGCCTTGATTTCGCCGCACTCGGCGGGGGCCGGCCCGGCACCTTCGACAAGGCTCTCGGTGGTCGCCCCCACCCCGGCGGCCCGCTCGCCCTCGTGTGCACCAACGGCAAGCGCGACCGGTGCTGCGCCCTCCTCGGCCGTCCCCTCGCCGCCGAACTCGCCGCCTCCGGAGTGGACGGCGCGTGGGAGGTCACGCACCTGGGAGGCCATCGCTTCTCGCCCACCCTCCTCGTACTGCCGTTCGGCTACGCCTATGGGCGCGCCGAGGCGCACGCCGTCAAGGAAGTCCTCCAGGGCGTACGGGAAGGCCGTGTCGTCACCGAGGGATGTCGTGGCGGTTCCGCGTGGGAGCGGCCCGGTCAGGCCGCCGAGCTGGCCGTGCGGGCGGCGGTGTCCGAGGACGCGGCCGACGCGCTCGACGTGATCCGTACCGAGGGCGGGGAGCCCCGCTGGGAGGTGACGGTCGCCCATGCCGACGGCCGCCGCTGGCTCGTCACGGTCGCCCAAGGCGCCTCGTCGCCGCCTCGGCCGGCGAGCTGCGGCTCGGTCCTGGGTTCGCCGGCGCGGATGGACGTGCTGGCGGTGCGCGAGCTGCCGCGTACTACCGGCATGGATCCCGCGCCCCGCTGA
- a CDS encoding citrate synthase/methylcitrate synthase: protein MSIDRVAAGRTAGASAGTPVDVPRGLAGVVVTDTELGDVRGLEGFYHYRQYSAVELARSRGFEDVWHLLVHGELPDAAQRSAFAARIGELRWLPREVRDALPAIAAAGGRSGALAGMRTALSLLGAARGFRPVYDLDGEQRRADALAASAAVPTLLTALHRLGRGLDPVEPRDDLSYAANYLYMMTGSESEPARVRAVEQYLISTIDHGFNASTFTARVIASTGADVAACLVGAVGALSGPLHGGAPSRALDTLDAIGTPDRIDSWIRERVLAGDRIMGFGHPVYRTEDPRSRMLREIAQGFGGPLVDFAVEVERRVEAILAELKPGRELHTNVEFYAGVVMELCGLPREMFTPTFAAARVIGWSANILEQADDPKIIRPAARYVGPGAPVVVPTA from the coding sequence ATGTCGATCGATCGGGTCGCGGCCGGTAGGACCGCGGGTGCGTCCGCCGGTACCCCCGTCGACGTACCGCGAGGACTCGCGGGCGTCGTCGTCACCGACACCGAGCTGGGTGACGTCAGGGGTCTGGAAGGCTTCTACCACTACCGCCAGTACTCGGCCGTCGAACTCGCGCGCAGCCGTGGCTTCGAGGACGTGTGGCACCTGCTGGTGCACGGTGAACTGCCGGACGCGGCACAGCGTTCCGCGTTCGCCGCCCGGATCGGGGAGCTGCGGTGGCTGCCGCGGGAGGTGCGGGACGCGTTGCCCGCGATCGCCGCGGCCGGCGGCCGGTCGGGGGCGCTCGCCGGGATGCGGACCGCGTTGTCGCTGCTCGGCGCGGCGCGCGGCTTCCGGCCCGTGTACGACCTCGACGGCGAACAGCGCCGGGCGGACGCGCTCGCGGCATCGGCGGCGGTGCCGACGCTGCTGACGGCACTGCACCGGCTCGGGAGGGGTCTCGATCCGGTGGAGCCGCGGGACGACCTGTCATATGCCGCCAACTACCTTTACATGATGACGGGTTCGGAATCCGAGCCCGCCCGGGTGCGGGCTGTGGAGCAGTACCTGATCTCAACCATTGACCACGGATTCAATGCGTCAACATTCACTGCTCGGGTGATCGCGTCGACGGGTGCGGATGTGGCGGCCTGCCTGGTCGGGGCGGTGGGGGCGCTTTCGGGTCCGTTGCACGGTGGTGCGCCGAGCCGGGCGCTGGACACCCTCGATGCGATCGGGACGCCCGACCGCATCGACTCCTGGATCCGTGAACGGGTTCTGGCGGGCGACCGGATCATGGGCTTCGGTCATCCCGTCTACCGCACGGAGGACCCGCGCTCGCGCATGCTCCGCGAGATCGCGCAGGGGTTCGGTGGTCCGCTGGTCGACTTCGCCGTCGAGGTCGAGCGCCGGGTGGAGGCGATCCTGGCGGAGCTCAAGCCGGGGCGTGAGCTGCATACCAACGTGGAGTTCTACGCGGGCGTCGTCATGGAACTGTGCGGACTCCCGAGGGAGATGTTCACCCCGACGTTCGCGGCGGCCCGCGTGATCGGCTGGAGCGCCAACATCCTGGAACAGGCGGACGACCCGAAGATCATCAGGCCGGCGGCGCGGTACGTGGGACCGGGGGCGCCGGTTGTGGTGCCGACGGCGTGA
- a CDS encoding cation acetate symporter, protein MTGNHQTLALLLFSVFVAITLGITTWVSRHRHGSAEEFYAGGRLFSPMENGFAIAGDYMSAASFLGISGLIALFGYDGLLYSVGFLVAWLVVLFLVAELVRNCGRYTLADVVAARMRERPVRIAAGTSSVTVSVLYLVAQMVGAGSLVALLLGGTSEAAQTWTVIGVGALMVVYVSFGGMRATTWIQIVKAVLLMGGAMALTVLVLMRFHGDFDQLLRTAAERSGHGRSFLAPGLKYGGDWTARLDFISLGLALVLGTAGLPHILSRFYTVPTARAARRSVVWSIGLIGGFYLMTIVLGFGAAAIVGPDAVRGSNAAGNTAVPLLALDLGGGTASTGGTVLFAIVAAIAFATILAVVAGITLASSASVAHDLYASLRRRRAKPRSEVAVARAAAVGIGIVAIALGLLARDLNVAFLVGLAFAVAASANLPVLLYSLFWRNFTTRGAVWSVYGGLVPALVLVVLSPVVSGSPASLFPGVDLQYFPLDNPGLVSIPLGFLAGWLGTLTSAEPPDEAKYAETEVRALTGAGAV, encoded by the coding sequence GTGACCGGGAACCACCAGACGCTGGCGCTGCTGCTCTTCAGCGTGTTCGTCGCGATCACCCTGGGAATCACGACCTGGGTGAGCCGCCACCGGCACGGCTCGGCGGAGGAGTTCTACGCGGGTGGCCGGCTCTTCTCGCCGATGGAGAATGGTTTTGCCATCGCGGGCGACTACATGTCCGCCGCCTCCTTCCTCGGTATCTCGGGGCTGATCGCGCTCTTCGGCTACGACGGGCTGCTGTACTCGGTGGGCTTCCTCGTCGCCTGGCTCGTCGTGCTCTTCCTGGTCGCCGAGCTGGTCCGCAACTGCGGCCGGTACACGCTCGCCGACGTCGTCGCCGCGCGCATGCGCGAGCGGCCGGTACGGATCGCGGCGGGAACGTCCTCGGTGACCGTGTCCGTCCTGTACCTGGTGGCGCAGATGGTGGGGGCGGGCAGCCTGGTCGCGCTCCTCCTCGGCGGCACGAGCGAGGCGGCGCAGACCTGGACGGTCATCGGCGTCGGCGCGCTCATGGTCGTCTACGTGTCGTTCGGAGGCATGCGGGCCACCACGTGGATCCAGATCGTCAAGGCGGTCCTGCTCATGGGCGGGGCGATGGCGCTGACGGTGCTCGTCCTGATGCGGTTCCACGGCGACTTCGACCAGTTGCTGCGTACGGCGGCGGAGCGCAGCGGGCACGGGAGGTCGTTCCTCGCGCCGGGGCTCAAGTACGGCGGGGACTGGACGGCGCGCCTGGACTTCATCAGCCTGGGCCTCGCGCTGGTGCTCGGCACGGCGGGGCTGCCGCACATCCTGTCGCGCTTCTACACCGTGCCGACCGCCCGCGCCGCACGCCGCTCGGTGGTCTGGTCGATCGGCCTGATCGGCGGCTTTTACCTGATGACGATCGTGCTGGGGTTCGGAGCGGCGGCGATCGTCGGCCCCGACGCCGTACGCGGATCGAACGCGGCCGGGAACACGGCGGTCCCGTTGCTGGCGCTCGACCTGGGGGGCGGTACCGCGTCCACCGGAGGAACGGTTCTGTTCGCGATCGTCGCCGCGATCGCCTTCGCCACGATCCTCGCGGTGGTCGCCGGCATCACCCTCGCCTCCTCGGCGTCCGTGGCCCACGACCTGTACGCGTCACTGCGGAGGCGGCGGGCGAAGCCGCGCAGCGAGGTGGCCGTGGCCCGCGCCGCCGCGGTGGGGATCGGCATCGTGGCCATCGCGCTCGGCCTGCTCGCGCGGGACCTGAACGTGGCATTCCTGGTGGGACTCGCCTTCGCGGTCGCCGCGTCGGCGAATCTGCCCGTCCTGCTGTACTCGCTCTTCTGGCGGAACTTCACGACGCGCGGCGCGGTCTGGTCCGTGTACGGGGGCCTGGTGCCGGCCCTGGTGCTGGTGGTGCTGTCGCCCGTGGTGTCGGGCAGCCCCGCCTCGCTCTTCCCGGGCGTGGACCTGCAGTACTTCCCGTTGGACAATCCCGGCCTGGTGTCCATTCCGCTGGGCTTCCTCGCGGGCTGGCTCGGCACGCTCACCTCGGCGGAGCCGCCGGACGAGGCCAAGTACGCGGAGACCGAGGTACGGGCACTGACGGGCGCGGGGGCGGTCTGA
- a CDS encoding DUF485 domain-containing protein produces the protein MEKHDGPDSGRARIDDPWYDALASGWGELDGTGAPAPAVPPARGRPEDHDARAADVYLEVQRSAAFQEVRGRYRRFVIPSVAVFFTWYVGYVVTATTAPGFMARPVAGAVNVAMVAGLGQFLTTFLFTWAYARHARLRRDRAALDLRWDTQELTRGVAGGGR, from the coding sequence GTGGAGAAGCACGACGGTCCCGACTCCGGAAGGGCCCGGATCGACGACCCCTGGTACGACGCGCTCGCCTCCGGGTGGGGCGAGCTGGACGGCACGGGCGCACCGGCCCCCGCCGTGCCGCCCGCGCGCGGGCGGCCGGAGGACCACGACGCCCGTGCCGCCGATGTCTACCTGGAGGTGCAGCGCAGTGCGGCCTTCCAGGAGGTGCGCGGCCGGTACCGGAGGTTCGTGATCCCGAGCGTCGCCGTCTTCTTCACCTGGTACGTGGGATATGTCGTCACGGCGACCACGGCACCGGGCTTCATGGCGCGGCCCGTCGCCGGCGCGGTGAACGTGGCGATGGTCGCGGGGCTCGGGCAGTTCCTCACGACCTTCCTCTTCACCTGGGCGTACGCGCGGCACGCACGGCTGCGCAGGGACCGCGCCGCGCTCGACCTGCGCTGGGACACACAGGAACTGACGCGCGGTGTCGCGGGTGGTGGACGGTGA
- a CDS encoding DUF1453 domain-containing protein codes for MSGLVDALAILAVVILVIARQFRIRRTEADRRRWVLPAVLVCLAVREPGLLDPGHRTASALLLGAELLIALVTGLGWGWTTRVWATPDGAVWSRGSRAGVLVWIAGTALRAALVGLGALSGLHQGTSGLLLGLALTLLVRSATLAHRARGPRPVHGHNVAYGTDVPPPSWRERV; via the coding sequence ATGTCCGGACTCGTCGATGCCCTGGCGATCCTCGCCGTTGTCATCCTGGTGATCGCCCGCCAGTTCCGCATCCGCCGGACGGAGGCGGACAGGCGCCGGTGGGTCCTGCCTGCGGTGCTGGTCTGCCTCGCCGTGCGGGAGCCGGGCCTGCTCGATCCCGGCCATCGGACGGCGTCCGCCCTCCTGCTCGGTGCCGAACTGCTCATCGCCCTGGTCACCGGCCTCGGCTGGGGATGGACCACCCGCGTCTGGGCCACGCCGGACGGAGCGGTGTGGAGCAGGGGCAGCAGGGCCGGTGTCCTCGTCTGGATCGCCGGCACGGCCCTGCGGGCCGCGCTGGTCGGTCTCGGGGCCCTGTCCGGTCTCCACCAGGGCACCTCCGGCCTGCTCCTCGGGCTCGCCCTGACGCTGCTCGTCCGCTCCGCCACCCTGGCCCACCGGGCGCGGGGACCGCGTCCGGTGCACGGGCACAACGTGGCATACGGCACGGACGTACCCCCGCCCTCGTGGCGGGAGCGGGTGTGA
- a CDS encoding GTP-binding protein — MSQASPRQIPVLVLAGFLGSGKTTLLNHLLHRSGGSRIGAVVNDFGAIEIDAMAVAGALGDSTVSLGNGCLCCAVDSSELDLYLDRLAHPSARMDVIVIEASGLAEPQELVKMLLASENPHIVYGGLIEVVDAAEFGATREKHPEIDRHLAVADLVVVNKTDRAADPDRVLGLVRTLAGGAAVVSASYGRIDPEFLFDCRPAGDRIGQLSFDDLHRPEGRDEPGGSGGADEHRRHLHSAYESLSFTSDVPLAPRRLMGFLDSRSDGLYRIKGYVDFGPSDPRNRYAVHAVGRFLRFYPEPWAPGEREERLTQLVLIGSGIDTLALGKELEACKDDAPHADERGMWGVLRYVQEPDVQESDVQEQDVEEPGVQEPGLPEREAQTEGVL, encoded by the coding sequence TTGAGTCAGGCGAGCCCCCGCCAGATCCCCGTCCTCGTCCTCGCCGGCTTCCTCGGGTCGGGTAAGACCACCCTGCTCAACCATCTCCTGCACCGCAGTGGAGGCAGTCGTATCGGGGCTGTCGTCAACGACTTCGGGGCCATCGAGATCGATGCCATGGCCGTGGCCGGGGCGCTCGGCGACTCCACCGTCTCCCTCGGGAACGGGTGCCTGTGCTGTGCCGTCGACTCCAGCGAGCTCGACCTCTACCTGGACCGGCTCGCCCACCCCTCCGCCCGGATGGACGTGATCGTCATCGAGGCGAGCGGCCTCGCCGAGCCGCAGGAGCTGGTGAAGATGCTCCTCGCCAGCGAGAACCCGCACATCGTCTACGGCGGCCTCATCGAGGTCGTCGACGCCGCAGAGTTCGGCGCCACCCGCGAGAAGCACCCCGAGATCGACCGGCACCTCGCCGTCGCCGACCTCGTCGTCGTCAACAAGACGGACCGGGCGGCGGATCCCGACCGGGTGCTGGGGCTCGTGCGGACGCTCGCCGGCGGTGCCGCCGTCGTGTCCGCCTCGTACGGACGGATCGACCCCGAGTTCCTCTTCGACTGCCGGCCGGCCGGGGACCGTATCGGCCAGCTCTCCTTCGACGACCTCCACCGGCCCGAGGGAAGGGATGAGCCCGGCGGGTCCGGCGGGGCCGACGAGCACCGCCGGCATCTGCACTCCGCCTACGAATCCCTCTCCTTCACCTCCGACGTGCCCCTCGCGCCCCGGCGGTTGATGGGCTTCCTCGACAGCAGGTCCGACGGTCTGTACCGCATCAAGGGGTACGTCGACTTCGGTCCGTCCGACCCCCGCAACCGGTACGCCGTCCACGCCGTGGGCCGTTTCCTGCGCTTCTATCCGGAGCCCTGGGCCCCGGGTGAGCGGGAGGAGCGCCTCACCCAGCTCGTGCTCATCGGCTCGGGCATCGACACCCTCGCGCTCGGCAAGGAACTGGAGGCGTGCAAGGACGACGCCCCGCACGCCGATGAGCGCGGCATGTGGGGCGTCCTCAGATACGTACAGGAACCGGACGTACAGGAATCGGACGTACAAGAACAGGATGTAGAGGAACCGGGCGTACAGGAACCGGGCCTACCGGAGCGGGAGGCGCAGACGGAAGGCGTGCTCTAG
- a CDS encoding citrate synthase has product MKDQEAAPTHERRRISTREAAELLGVKPETVYAYVSRGRLGSRSSPGGRGSTFDPGEVEALARRSRREPAGSAPAVGGLPVRTRITLIDEDRYYFRGVDATELAAHHSYEEVAEWLWTGVLRPGATFTAPAASVEVARRAVDALPEHTSPTDRLRVAAIAAATADPLRFDLSEEAVLGTARTLIPTLVAALPPKCYGHTDDGPLAHRLWTRLSGREAPEASLRALDTALVLLVDHDLAASTLAVRVAASARAHAYAAVSAGLGVLEGPLHGAASGLAHRMLLEVLDHGTAAPVIADELRAGRRVPGLGHRLYQGEDPRARALFALLEEMPGARPALAAAQDVVATAARHVPLHANIDLALAVLTVSSGMQASAGETIFAVARTAGWIAHTLEEYGEEPLRMRPSGHYVGERPPRPLPEQ; this is encoded by the coding sequence ATGAAGGATCAGGAAGCCGCCCCTACGCACGAAAGGCGGCGGATCAGCACCAGGGAAGCCGCCGAGCTGCTCGGTGTGAAGCCGGAGACGGTATACGCGTACGTGAGCCGCGGCCGGCTCGGCAGCCGGAGCAGTCCGGGCGGCCGGGGCAGCACGTTCGACCCCGGGGAGGTCGAAGCCCTCGCGCGCCGCAGCAGGCGCGAGCCCGCGGGGAGTGCGCCCGCGGTGGGCGGCCTCCCCGTCCGCACCCGGATCACCTTGATCGACGAGGACCGCTACTACTTCCGGGGCGTCGACGCGACGGAACTCGCCGCACACCACTCCTACGAAGAGGTCGCGGAGTGGCTCTGGACGGGCGTGCTGCGCCCCGGCGCCACCTTCACCGCCCCCGCGGCCTCCGTCGAGGTGGCACGCCGCGCCGTCGACGCGCTGCCCGAGCACACAAGTCCCACCGACCGGCTCCGCGTGGCCGCCATCGCCGCGGCGACCGCCGATCCCTTGCGGTTCGACCTCTCCGAAGAGGCCGTGCTGGGAACGGCCCGCACCCTGATCCCCACGCTCGTCGCCGCCCTGCCGCCCAAGTGTTACGGCCACACGGACGACGGTCCGCTCGCCCACCGGCTGTGGACCCGGCTCAGCGGACGTGAGGCACCGGAGGCATCCCTGCGGGCCCTGGACACGGCCCTCGTCCTGCTCGTCGACCACGACCTGGCCGCCTCGACCCTGGCGGTCAGGGTGGCCGCCTCGGCCCGCGCGCACGCGTACGCCGCCGTCTCGGCGGGTCTCGGCGTCCTGGAGGGCCCTCTCCACGGAGCGGCCAGCGGTCTGGCGCACCGGATGCTCCTCGAGGTCCTCGACCACGGCACGGCAGCTCCGGTGATCGCCGACGAGCTCCGTGCCGGACGCCGCGTCCCGGGACTCGGCCACCGCCTCTACCAGGGCGAGGACCCGCGCGCGCGGGCGCTGTTCGCCCTCCTCGAGGAGATGCCCGGTGCCCGTCCCGCCCTGGCGGCGGCTCAGGACGTCGTGGCCACCGCGGCCCGTCACGTCCCCCTGCACGCCAATATCGATCTGGCGCTCGCCGTCCTCACGGTCTCGTCCGGTATGCAGGCCTCGGCGGGCGAGACGATCTTCGCCGTGGCACGGACGGCCGGATGGATCGCCCACACCCTGGAGGAGTACGGCGAGGAACCCCTGCGGATGCGCCCGAGCGGACACTACGTAGGGGAGAGGCCACCCCGGCCGCTTCCGGAGCAGTGA